A region of Geobacillus sp. 46C-IIa DNA encodes the following proteins:
- the pdxT gene encoding pyridoxal 5'-phosphate synthase glutaminase subunit PdxT, giving the protein MKIGVLGLQGAVQEHIHAIEACGAEAVIVKKPEQLAGLDGLVLPGGESTTMRRLIDRYGLMEPLKQFAADGKPMFGTCAGLILLAKRIVGYDEPHLGLMDITVERNSFGRQRESFEAELSIKGVGDGFVGVFIRAPHIVEVGDGVDILATYNDRIVAARQGQFLGCSFHPELTDDHRFMQYFLNMVKEAKTVSSV; this is encoded by the coding sequence ATGAAAATAGGTGTACTCGGACTGCAAGGGGCCGTGCAAGAACATATCCACGCCATTGAGGCGTGCGGCGCCGAGGCGGTCATCGTGAAAAAGCCGGAGCAGCTCGCTGGACTCGATGGGCTCGTGTTGCCGGGCGGCGAAAGCACGACGATGCGGCGCCTCATTGACCGGTACGGACTCATGGAGCCGCTGAAGCAATTTGCCGCCGACGGCAAGCCGATGTTCGGCACGTGCGCCGGGCTCATTTTGCTGGCGAAACGAATCGTCGGTTACGACGAGCCGCACTTAGGTTTGATGGACATTACGGTTGAACGGAACTCGTTCGGACGGCAGCGGGAAAGCTTTGAAGCGGAGCTGTCGATTAAAGGGGTCGGCGACGGGTTCGTCGGCGTCTTCATCCGTGCGCCGCACATCGTCGAGGTCGGGGACGGGGTCGATATCCTCGCGACATACAACGACCGCATTGTCGCGGCTCGGCAAGGCCAATTTCTTGGCTGCTCGTTCCACCCCGAACTGACCGATGACCATCGGTTCATGCAATACTTCTTAAATATGGTCAAGGAAGCAAAAACGGTATCAAGCGTATAA
- the pdxS gene encoding pyridoxal 5'-phosphate synthase lyase subunit PdxS: MALTGTDRVKRGMAEMQKGGVIMDVVNAEQAKIAEAAGAVAVMALERVPADIRAAGGVARMADPTVVEEVMNAVSIPVMAKVRIGHYVEARVLEALGVDYIDESEVLTPADEEFHIDKRQFTVPFVCGCRDLGEAARRIAEGASMLRTKGEPGTGNIVEAVRHMRKVNAQIRKVVSMSEDELVAEAKQLGAPVEVLREIKRLGRLPVVNFAAGGVATPADAALMMHLGADGVFVGSGIFKSENPEKYARAIVEATTHYEDYELIAHLSKGLGGAMRGIDVATLLPEHRMQERGW, from the coding sequence TTGGCATTGACAGGCACAGACCGCGTCAAACGCGGCATGGCGGAAATGCAAAAAGGCGGCGTCATTATGGACGTCGTCAACGCAGAACAGGCTAAAATTGCAGAGGCGGCAGGGGCTGTCGCGGTTATGGCGCTCGAGCGCGTCCCGGCGGACATTCGCGCTGCCGGCGGCGTCGCGCGCATGGCGGATCCGACGGTGGTCGAAGAAGTGATGAACGCTGTGTCGATCCCGGTCATGGCGAAAGTGCGCATCGGTCATTATGTGGAAGCGCGCGTCCTTGAGGCGCTCGGCGTGGACTATATCGACGAAAGCGAAGTGTTGACGCCGGCTGATGAGGAATTCCATATCGATAAACGGCAGTTTACGGTTCCGTTTGTATGCGGGTGTCGCGACTTAGGTGAGGCCGCCCGCCGCATTGCTGAAGGGGCATCGATGCTGCGGACAAAAGGGGAGCCGGGGACAGGCAACATCGTTGAGGCGGTGCGCCATATGCGCAAAGTCAACGCGCAAATCCGCAAAGTCGTCAGCATGAGCGAAGACGAGCTTGTCGCTGAGGCGAAGCAGCTTGGGGCTCCGGTCGAAGTGTTGCGTGAAATTAAACGGCTTGGTCGCCTCCCGGTCGTCAATTTCGCCGCCGGCGGTGTCGCGACACCGGCTGACGCCGCTCTTATGATGCACTTAGGCGCAGACGGCGTCTTTGTCGGGTCAGGCATTTTCAAATCGGAAAACCCGGAAAAATATGCGCGTGCGATCGTTGAAGCGACGACTCATTACGAGGACTACGAGCTGATCGCCCACTTATCCAAAGGGTTGGGCGGCGCGATGCGCGGCATTGATGTCGCGACGTTGCTGCCGGAGCACCGCATGCAAGAACGCGGCTGGTAA
- a CDS encoding serine hydrolase — translation MKTRKRNWFFWLLSICLCLTLWPFQRTVKAESAPLDIRADAAILVDAQTGRILYEKNIDTVLGIASMTKMMTEYLLLNAIKAKRVKWDQTYTPSDYVYRLSQDRALSNVPLRKDGQYTVRELYEAMAIYSANAATVAIAEIIAGSEKNFVRMMNEKAKELGLKDYKFVNATGLSNSDLKGFHPEGTSQDEENVMSARAMATLAYRLLKDHPEVLETASIPRKLFREGTEDEIKMDNWNWMLPGLVYGYEGVDGLKTGYTEFAGNCFTGTAKRNGVRLISVVMNAKDASGKTTKEARFEETKKLFNYGFNQYSLQTLYPKGYQLKGKETLPVVKGKEKEVHVATAKKLSLLVRHGEEKQYKPVYVLDKKKMTNEGELTAPLKKGETVGYMTLEYKGDDSLAFLSPDMQKNIRVPLVTTVEVEKANWFVLSMRAIGGLFADLWTSAAETVKGWL, via the coding sequence GTGAAGACGAGGAAACGAAACTGGTTTTTTTGGCTGCTGTCGATTTGTCTTTGTTTGACATTATGGCCGTTCCAACGAACGGTGAAAGCGGAGAGCGCGCCGCTTGATATTCGGGCGGACGCCGCTATTTTAGTGGACGCGCAAACGGGAAGGATTTTGTACGAAAAGAATATTGATACGGTGCTTGGCATTGCCAGTATGACGAAAATGATGACTGAATATTTGCTTCTTAACGCCATTAAAGCGAAGCGTGTTAAATGGGACCAAACGTATACGCCAAGCGATTACGTATATCGGTTGTCGCAGGATCGGGCGCTGTCAAACGTCCCGCTGCGCAAAGACGGGCAATATACGGTTCGCGAGCTGTATGAGGCGATGGCCATCTATTCAGCGAACGCGGCAACGGTCGCGATCGCCGAAATCATTGCCGGATCGGAGAAAAATTTTGTGCGAATGATGAACGAAAAAGCGAAGGAGCTCGGACTCAAAGATTATAAATTTGTCAATGCCACCGGGTTAAGTAACAGCGACTTAAAGGGATTCCATCCGGAAGGAACAAGCCAGGACGAGGAGAACGTCATGTCTGCACGGGCGATGGCGACGCTTGCCTATCGGCTGTTGAAAGATCATCCAGAAGTGCTGGAAACAGCCAGTATCCCCAGGAAACTGTTCCGAGAAGGAACGGAAGATGAAATCAAAATGGACAACTGGAACTGGATGCTGCCAGGGCTTGTGTACGGATATGAAGGGGTAGATGGGTTAAAAACCGGCTATACGGAGTTTGCCGGCAATTGCTTCACCGGAACGGCGAAACGGAACGGCGTCCGTCTCATTTCTGTCGTTATGAACGCGAAAGATGCGAGCGGAAAAACGACGAAAGAGGCGCGCTTCGAGGAAACGAAAAAACTATTTAACTATGGATTTAATCAATACTCGCTTCAAACGCTTTATCCGAAGGGATATCAGCTGAAAGGAAAAGAGACGCTTCCAGTCGTGAAAGGGAAAGAAAAAGAAGTTCATGTCGCCACGGCCAAAAAACTATCGCTGCTAGTGAGACACGGCGAGGAAAAACAGTACAAACCGGTCTATGTATTGGATAAGAAAAAGATGACAAATGAGGGCGAGCTGACCGCTCCGTTGAAAAAGGGAGAGACGGTCGGATATATGACGCTCGAATATAAGGGAGATGACTCTCTTGCCTTTTTGAGCCCGGACATGCAAAAAAACATTCGTGTGCCGCTTGTGACGACCGTCGAGGTGGAAAAAGCAAACTGGTTTGTGCTCTCCATGCGTGCGATCGGCGGACTGTTTGCCGACTTATGGACGAGCGCTGCTGAAACGGTGAAAGGCTGGCTGTAA
- the guaB gene encoding IMP dehydrogenase, translating to MWEAKFAKEGLTFDDVLLIPAKSDVLPRDVDVTTRLSDTLQLNIPIISAGMDTVTEAEMAIAMARQGGLGVIHKNMSIEQQAEQVDKVKRSERGVITDPFFLTPDHQVYDAEHLMSKYRISGVPIVNNVEEQKLVGIITNRDLRFIQDYSIKISEVMTKENLITAPVGTTLEEAEKILQKHKVEKLPLVDENGILKGLITIKDIEKVIEFPNSAKDAKGRLVVGAAVGVTADTMIRVKKLVEAGVDVIVVDTAHGHSKGVLETVATIRRQYPDLDIVAGNVATAEATRDLIEAGANIIKVGIGPGSICTTRVVAGVGVPQITAIYDCATEARKYGVPIIADGGIKYSGDIVKAIAAGAHAVMLGSLLAGVSESPGETEIYQGRRFKVYRGMGSVAAMERGSKDRYFQEEAKKFVPEGIEGRVPYKGPLADTIYQLVGGLRAGMGYCGTRNLDELREKTQFIRMTGAGLRESHPHDVQITKEAPNYSAF from the coding sequence ATGTGGGAAGCGAAATTCGCAAAGGAAGGATTGACGTTTGACGATGTTCTTCTCATTCCGGCAAAATCTGATGTGCTACCGCGTGATGTTGATGTCACGACGAGGCTGAGCGACACACTGCAGTTGAACATCCCCATTATTAGCGCTGGCATGGATACAGTCACTGAGGCGGAAATGGCGATTGCGATGGCGCGTCAAGGCGGCCTTGGCGTCATTCACAAAAACATGTCGATTGAGCAGCAGGCCGAGCAAGTCGACAAAGTAAAACGGTCGGAACGGGGGGTTATTACTGATCCGTTTTTCCTGACGCCCGATCATCAAGTGTACGATGCGGAGCATTTAATGAGCAAATATCGCATCTCAGGCGTACCGATCGTGAACAACGTTGAGGAACAAAAGCTTGTCGGCATTATTACGAACCGCGATTTGCGCTTTATTCAAGACTACTCAATTAAAATTTCCGAGGTAATGACGAAAGAAAATTTGATTACGGCCCCGGTTGGAACAACGTTGGAGGAAGCGGAGAAAATTTTGCAAAAGCATAAGGTCGAAAAATTGCCGCTCGTTGATGAAAACGGAATACTAAAAGGGTTAATTACCATCAAGGATATTGAGAAAGTGATTGAGTTCCCGAACTCAGCGAAGGACGCAAAAGGACGTCTTGTCGTCGGGGCGGCTGTCGGAGTGACGGCGGACACGATGATCCGCGTTAAAAAGCTTGTTGAGGCAGGGGTTGACGTCATTGTCGTCGATACAGCGCACGGTCACTCGAAAGGTGTCCTCGAGACAGTGGCTACTATCCGCCGCCAGTATCCGGATTTAGACATTGTCGCTGGCAATGTCGCGACAGCTGAGGCGACGCGCGACCTCATTGAGGCGGGGGCGAACATTATCAAAGTTGGAATCGGTCCAGGCTCTATCTGCACGACACGGGTTGTCGCCGGGGTTGGGGTGCCGCAAATTACAGCGATTTACGACTGTGCGACAGAGGCGCGCAAGTATGGCGTCCCGATTATTGCCGATGGCGGGATCAAGTATTCCGGCGACATCGTGAAGGCGATCGCAGCTGGGGCGCATGCCGTTATGCTTGGCAGTTTGCTTGCCGGCGTCTCGGAAAGCCCGGGTGAGACAGAAATTTATCAAGGACGCCGCTTTAAAGTGTACCGGGGCATGGGATCGGTTGCGGCGATGGAGCGCGGCAGCAAGGACCGCTATTTCCAAGAGGAAGCGAAAAAGTTTGTCCCAGAAGGCATCGAAGGGCGCGTGCCATACAAAGGACCGCTTGCCGATACGATTTATCAGCTCGTCGGCGGACTGCGCGCTGGTATGGGCTACTGCGGAACGCGGAACTTGGATGAGTTGCGGGAGAAAACGCAATTTATCCGCATGACGGGCGCGGGACTCCGCGAAAGCCATCCGCATGACGTGCAAATTACGAAAGAGGCGCCAAACTACTCCGCGTTTTAA
- a CDS encoding YaaC family protein produces the protein MFGNTNKAFSLSVFRSADTAQHFLQQCYKQQGRDDAVQRSYTNCYPFLYYLEHGQNFYAAAQQAPLSIKPVLLFYGMVQLLKACLLTVDPDYPESTSVLAHGVSTRKRKKQGYEFLDDEVKVQKNGLFTHFSEKMFHVKQEAGEKFRMGTLLQRICELHETFFSLNGRKKPLSLPIVHTASPSMLAIPKTILDHYHMTLPRFVQYIGEEGQGRQLVFMKEEGEFLYFETAMPLSSVGEGPFLFHLNGTYYIPTKKEKIFTLPEIHAHYLLLYNLSMISRYETEWWSELLHSYSSKAYIFILQFLSVSAEKVPLLLNEYLMQKFLAKPNEKSPAV, from the coding sequence ATGTTCGGAAATACGAATAAAGCGTTCAGCCTTTCTGTTTTCCGCTCCGCGGATACCGCGCAACACTTTTTACAGCAATGCTACAAGCAGCAGGGGCGCGACGACGCAGTTCAACGAAGTTATACGAACTGTTACCCGTTTTTATATTATTTGGAACACGGGCAAAACTTCTACGCCGCCGCCCAGCAGGCGCCGCTGTCGATCAAACCGGTTCTTTTATTTTACGGCATGGTGCAGCTGTTAAAAGCTTGCCTGCTTACCGTCGACCCCGACTACCCGGAGTCGACATCCGTTTTAGCCCACGGAGTGTCAACGAGAAAACGAAAAAAACAAGGCTATGAATTTTTAGATGACGAAGTAAAAGTACAGAAAAATGGTTTGTTCACTCATTTTTCTGAAAAAATGTTTCATGTGAAACAGGAAGCCGGAGAAAAGTTTCGCATGGGCACGCTGTTGCAACGGATTTGCGAGCTGCATGAAACGTTTTTCTCCCTAAATGGACGGAAAAAGCCATTATCTTTGCCAATTGTACATACCGCTTCACCGTCGATGCTGGCCATTCCAAAAACAATTTTGGATCACTACCATATGACTTTGCCCCGATTTGTCCAATATATTGGTGAAGAAGGACAAGGAAGACAGCTCGTCTTCATGAAGGAGGAAGGAGAATTTCTTTATTTTGAGACAGCGATGCCGCTATCTTCCGTTGGAGAGGGCCCTTTTTTATTTCACCTTAACGGAACATACTATATCCCGACCAAGAAAGAAAAAATTTTTACTCTCCCGGAGATCCACGCCCATTACTTGTTGTTGTACAACTTAAGCATGATTTCCCGCTACGAGACCGAATGGTGGAGCGAACTCCTCCACTCCTACTCAAGCAAGGCGTACATTTTTATCCTTCAATTCCTTTCGGTGTCGGCGGAAAAAGTTCCGTTATTGTTGAACGAATATTTAATGCAAAAGTTTTTGGCTAAACCAAATGAAAAATCCCCTGCTGTTTAA
- a CDS encoding HD-GYP domain-containing protein, with amino-acid sequence MVRVKLDQLCEGCVLAEDVLGKTKKPIMLKNTVITKSLLHVLSKFLIDEVEVEPVLVNGEPFLGGDPSLTKPDERPVMLYLEAVKQYKRVFQSWQSGLPVDIREIREIAIPLFNQMIKHKRELLMLHHYTTKEEYLYHHAVSVGLLAGFLAMQLGYGQGECHQIVLAGVLSDCGMAKISSQILLKPSALTEAEFREIEQHPIFGYRMVQKIAALNQGAKLAVLQHHERNDGSGYPLRVKAEKIHPYGQIIAVADVYYAMTSERLYRRKQSPLRVIETMQREQASRLNAEVVALLFNHLVSLQTGTMVKLSNGETAKVVFTQRDEPLRPIVKVIETEELLPLAEHRDLYIEEILSP; translated from the coding sequence ATGGTGCGCGTTAAATTGGACCAGCTTTGCGAAGGCTGTGTGCTTGCTGAGGATGTGCTTGGCAAAACAAAAAAACCGATCATGTTGAAAAACACGGTTATCACTAAGTCCCTGCTGCACGTGCTCAGCAAGTTTCTCATTGATGAAGTGGAGGTAGAACCAGTACTAGTCAATGGTGAGCCCTTCCTTGGGGGCGACCCCTCCTTGACGAAACCCGACGAGCGGCCGGTTATGCTGTATTTAGAGGCAGTGAAACAGTATAAAAGGGTGTTTCAGTCATGGCAATCCGGGTTGCCGGTCGATATCCGCGAAATAAGAGAGATCGCCATCCCGCTGTTCAACCAAATGATAAAGCATAAACGGGAGTTGCTTATGCTTCATCATTACACAACAAAAGAAGAATATTTATACCACCACGCTGTCAGCGTTGGTTTGCTCGCCGGGTTTCTAGCCATGCAACTCGGCTACGGCCAAGGCGAATGTCATCAAATCGTGCTTGCTGGCGTTTTATCTGACTGTGGCATGGCCAAAATAAGCAGCCAAATTTTGTTGAAGCCTTCGGCGCTTACCGAGGCGGAGTTCCGTGAAATAGAACAACATCCTATTTTTGGTTACCGAATGGTGCAAAAAATTGCTGCGTTAAACCAAGGAGCAAAATTAGCTGTGCTGCAACATCACGAGCGAAATGACGGCAGCGGATATCCGTTGCGAGTCAAAGCGGAAAAAATTCATCCGTATGGCCAAATTATTGCGGTCGCTGACGTATACTATGCAATGACTTCAGAACGCCTGTACCGCCGCAAGCAGTCCCCCCTTCGTGTTATTGAAACAATGCAGCGGGAGCAAGCGAGCAGATTAAATGCAGAGGTGGTCGCTTTGCTTTTCAACCATCTAGTCAGCTTGCAAACGGGAACTATGGTCAAACTATCAAACGGCGAGACAGCTAAAGTAGTATTTACTCAGCGCGACGAGCCGCTAAGGCCGATCGTCAAGGTGATCGAAACTGAAGAGTTGCTTCCGTTAGCCGAGCACCGAGATCTGTACATCGAGGAAATCTTATCACCTTGA
- the gyrA gene encoding DNA gyrase subunit A, translated as MAEHEQPRIREVNISQEMRSSFLDYAMSVIVSRALPDVRDGLKPVHRRILYAMHDLGMTADKPYKKSARIVGEVIGKYHPHGDAAVYDTMVRMAQDFNYRYMLVDGHGNFGSIDGDAAAAMRYTEARMSKIAMELLRDINKDTIDYQDNYDGSEKEPVVLPSRFPNLLVNGSSGIAVGMATNIPPHQLGEVIDALLALSQNPDMTVADLMEYIPGPDFPTAGQIIGRSGIRKAYETGRGSITLRAKAEIEQHANGKETIIVSELPYQVNKAKLIERIAELVRERKIDGITDLRDESDRSGMRIVIEVRRDANAKVVLNNLYKHTALQTSFGINMLALVDGEPKVLNLKECLEHYLTHQKTVIRRRTAFELKKAEARAHILEGLRIALDHLDEVIDLIRRSRTTEAAREGLMERFSLSERQAQAILDMRLQRLTGLEREKIEQEYQDLVRLIAELRAVLADEEKVLQIIRDELSEIKERFNDERRTEIVVGAVEQLDDEDLIPHEHIVITLTHKGYIKRLPLSTYRSQKRGGRGVQGMHTAEDDFVEHLLITSTHDNVLFFTNKGKVYRAKGYEIPEFGRTAKGLPIINLLELDKDEWINAMIPIETFDDERYLVFATKQGIAKRSPLSSFAHIRNNGLIAIHLREGDELISVRLTDGKKHLIIGTKNGMLIRFPETDVRTMGRSATGVKAITLDGDDEVVGMEILEDHHDVLVVTKKGFGKRTPASEYRVQSRGGKGLKTCNVTERNGSVVAVTTVVGNEDLMVITTGGVLIRIAVHDISRTGRIAQGVKLIRLSGEDEHECVATVAKVPEGEKEEDHSA; from the coding sequence ATGGCAGAACATGAACAACCGCGCATTCGCGAAGTGAATATTAGCCAAGAAATGCGTTCTTCGTTCCTCGATTATGCAATGAGCGTTATCGTTTCACGGGCCTTGCCGGACGTGCGCGACGGATTGAAACCGGTGCACCGCCGCATTTTGTACGCCATGCACGATCTTGGCATGACCGCCGATAAACCGTACAAAAAATCGGCCCGCATCGTCGGCGAAGTGATCGGGAAATACCATCCGCACGGCGACGCCGCCGTGTACGATACGATGGTGCGCATGGCACAAGATTTCAACTACCGGTACATGCTCGTTGACGGGCACGGCAACTTCGGATCGATCGACGGCGATGCCGCCGCCGCTATGCGTTACACAGAAGCGCGCATGTCGAAAATCGCAATGGAGTTGTTGCGCGATATCAATAAAGACACGATCGACTACCAAGACAACTATGATGGCTCGGAAAAAGAGCCAGTTGTGCTGCCATCCCGGTTTCCGAACTTGCTTGTCAACGGTTCATCGGGCATCGCCGTTGGGATGGCGACGAACATTCCGCCGCATCAACTTGGCGAAGTGATCGACGCCTTGTTGGCGCTAAGCCAAAACCCGGACATGACAGTCGCTGACTTAATGGAATACATCCCTGGGCCTGATTTTCCGACTGCCGGACAAATTATCGGCCGCAGCGGCATCCGCAAGGCGTATGAAACTGGACGGGGTTCGATTACGTTGCGCGCCAAGGCTGAGATCGAGCAACACGCCAACGGCAAAGAAACAATTATCGTGAGCGAACTCCCTTACCAAGTGAACAAAGCGAAACTGATTGAACGAATCGCTGAACTTGTGCGTGAGAGAAAAATTGACGGGATTACTGATTTGCGCGACGAGTCGGATCGGAGCGGGATGCGCATCGTCATTGAAGTGCGGCGGGATGCCAACGCGAAAGTCGTTTTAAACAACTTATACAAACATACAGCATTACAAACGAGTTTCGGAATCAATATGCTTGCCTTGGTCGACGGCGAGCCGAAAGTGCTGAACTTAAAAGAATGCTTGGAGCATTATTTAACCCATCAAAAAACAGTTATCCGCCGACGGACGGCATTCGAACTTAAAAAAGCTGAGGCGCGTGCCCACATCTTAGAAGGCTTGCGCATCGCTCTCGATCACTTGGATGAAGTGATCGACCTCATCCGGCGTTCACGGACGACGGAAGCTGCGCGCGAAGGGCTGATGGAGCGATTTTCACTCAGCGAACGGCAGGCGCAAGCGATTTTGGATATGCGTCTGCAACGGCTGACCGGCCTTGAACGGGAAAAAATCGAACAAGAATATCAAGACCTTGTCCGTCTTATCGCCGAGCTGAGAGCGGTGTTGGCTGACGAAGAGAAAGTGTTGCAAATTATTCGCGACGAGCTTAGCGAGATTAAAGAGCGGTTCAACGATGAGCGGCGTACGGAAATCGTTGTTGGAGCCGTCGAACAGCTCGACGATGAAGACTTAATCCCTCATGAGCATATTGTCATTACGCTCACCCATAAAGGCTATATTAAGCGTCTGCCTTTATCGACGTATCGGAGTCAGAAGCGCGGCGGCCGAGGCGTGCAAGGAATGCACACGGCGGAAGACGATTTTGTCGAACATTTGCTCATTACATCGACCCACGACAACGTGCTGTTTTTCACGAACAAAGGGAAAGTATATCGGGCGAAAGGCTACGAAATCCCGGAGTTCGGCCGAACGGCCAAAGGGCTGCCGATCATTAACTTGCTTGAGCTCGATAAAGATGAGTGGATCAACGCGATGATCCCCATTGAAACATTCGACGACGAACGTTACCTTGTGTTTGCAACAAAACAAGGGATCGCCAAGCGTTCTCCACTTTCCTCCTTCGCCCACATCCGCAACAACGGGTTAATTGCTATTCATTTGCGAGAAGGGGATGAGCTGATTTCCGTCAGGCTGACGGACGGCAAAAAACATTTGATCATTGGCACGAAAAATGGGATGCTCATCCGCTTCCCGGAAACCGACGTCCGAACGATGGGCCGCAGCGCAACCGGAGTCAAAGCGATCACGCTCGACGGCGACGATGAAGTCGTTGGCATGGAGATTTTAGAAGATCACCACGACGTGCTTGTCGTCACGAAAAAAGGGTTCGGCAAGCGCACCCCAGCCTCGGAATACCGGGTGCAAAGCCGCGGCGGCAAGGGATTGAAAACGTGCAATGTTACAGAAAGAAACGGTTCTGTCGTCGCAGTGACAACGGTCGTCGGCAACGAAGACTTAATGGTGATTACGACCGGCGGCGTGCTCATCCGCATCGCGGTCCATGATATTTCCCGAACAGGGAGAATTGCCCAAGGCGTCAAACTCATTCGCCTCTCTGGCGAAGATGAACACGAATGCGTCGCCACCGTAGCGAAGGTACCCGAGGGAGAAAAAGAGGAAGACCATTCGGCTTAG
- the gyrB gene encoding DNA topoisomerase (ATP-hydrolyzing) subunit B — MTMEQRVEQAYDASQIQVLEGLEAVRKRPGMYIGSTGPKGLHHLVWEIVDNSIDEALAGYCTEIHVTIGEDNSITVADNGRGIPVDVHEATGRPAVEVIMTVLHAGGKFGGGGYKVSGGLHGVGASVVNALSEWLEVYVYRDGKIHYQKYERGEPRTDLQVVGETDRTGTTTRFKPDPEIFTETTEFDYETLATRLRELAFLNRGLKIILTDERVDNRKNEYFYEGGIRSYVRHLNRTREVLHEEPIYITGERDGIAVEIALQYNDGYTSNIYSFVNNIHTYEGGMHESGFKMALTRIINDYARKQQIFKDNDANLTGEDVREGLTAIVSIKHPSPQFEGQTKTKLGNSDARTVTDAVFSEQFETFLLEHPAVARKIVEKGMMAARARLAAKKARELTRRKSALEISNLPGKLADCSSRDPSISELYVVEGDSAGGSAKQGRDRHFQAILPLRGKIINVEKARLDKILSNNEVRAIITALGTGIGEDFDISKARYHKVIIMTDADVDGAHIRTLLLTFFYRYMREFIERGYVYIAQPPLYKIEQGKQVRYAYNDRQLEKILAELPDQPKPTIQRYKGLGEMNPEQLWETTMNPETRTLLQVSLQDAIEADETFEILMGDKVEPRRQFIEENARYVKNLDI, encoded by the coding sequence ATGACAATGGAACAGCGGGTTGAGCAGGCGTACGATGCGAGTCAAATACAAGTGCTTGAAGGCCTCGAGGCGGTTCGAAAACGCCCGGGGATGTACATTGGCTCGACGGGACCAAAAGGATTGCACCATCTCGTCTGGGAAATCGTCGACAACAGCATCGATGAGGCGTTGGCCGGCTATTGCACGGAAATTCATGTGACGATCGGAGAAGATAACAGCATCACTGTCGCTGACAACGGACGCGGCATTCCGGTTGATGTGCATGAGGCGACGGGGCGTCCGGCTGTTGAGGTCATTATGACTGTCCTTCACGCCGGCGGAAAGTTCGGCGGAGGGGGCTATAAAGTGTCCGGCGGCTTGCACGGCGTCGGCGCCTCGGTTGTGAACGCCTTATCGGAATGGCTGGAAGTTTATGTGTACCGCGACGGAAAAATTCACTACCAAAAATATGAACGGGGTGAACCTCGCACCGACTTGCAAGTCGTCGGTGAAACGGACCGGACCGGGACGACGACCCGTTTCAAGCCGGATCCGGAAATTTTTACAGAAACGACCGAGTTTGACTATGAGACGCTGGCCACCCGACTGCGCGAGCTCGCTTTTTTAAACCGCGGCTTGAAAATTATCTTGACGGATGAACGGGTCGACAACCGGAAAAACGAATATTTTTATGAGGGCGGCATCCGCTCTTACGTGCGCCATTTAAACCGCACGAGGGAAGTGCTGCACGAGGAGCCGATTTATATCACTGGCGAGCGCGACGGCATCGCTGTTGAAATCGCCTTGCAATATAACGACGGCTACACAAGCAACATTTACTCGTTCGTTAACAACATTCATACGTATGAAGGGGGCATGCATGAGTCCGGCTTTAAAATGGCGCTGACGCGCATCATCAATGACTATGCGCGCAAACAGCAAATTTTTAAAGACAACGACGCCAATTTGACCGGTGAGGACGTGCGCGAGGGGCTGACGGCCATCGTGTCGATCAAGCATCCATCTCCGCAGTTTGAGGGGCAGACGAAAACGAAGCTTGGCAACAGCGATGCGCGCACCGTGACAGACGCCGTCTTCTCCGAGCAGTTCGAGACGTTTTTACTTGAACACCCGGCCGTTGCCCGAAAAATTGTCGAAAAAGGCATGATGGCGGCGCGCGCCCGGTTAGCGGCGAAAAAAGCGCGCGAACTGACACGGCGGAAAAGCGCGCTCGAAATTTCCAACTTGCCCGGCAAGTTGGCCGACTGTTCGTCAAGAGATCCATCTATCAGCGAGTTGTATGTCGTTGAGGGCGACTCGGCGGGCGGTTCGGCGAAACAAGGGCGTGACCGCCATTTCCAAGCCATTTTGCCGCTGCGCGGGAAAATCATCAACGTTGAAAAAGCGCGATTGGATAAAATTTTGTCGAACAATGAGGTGCGGGCGATCATCACTGCGCTTGGTACCGGTATCGGGGAGGATTTCGACATCTCCAAAGCGCGTTACCATAAAGTCATTATCATGACCGACGCGGACGTCGACGGCGCCCACATCCGCACGCTCCTGTTGACGTTCTTTTACCGCTACATGCGCGAATTTATCGAGCGCGGCTACGTCTATATCGCCCAGCCGCCGCTGTATAAAATCGAACAAGGAAAACAAGTGCGCTACGCTTACAACGACCGCCAGCTCGAAAAAATTCTTGCCGAGCTGCCGGATCAGCCGAAACCGACGATTCAGCGCTACAAAGGATTGGGCGAAATGAATCCGGAGCAGCTTTGGGAAACGACGATGAATCCGGAAACGAGAACGTTGCTGCAAGTGAGCTTGCAGGACGCCATTGAAGCGGACGAAACGTTTGAAATTTTGATGGGCGACAAAGTGGAACCGCGCCGCCAGTTTATTGAAGAAAACGCCCGTTATGTGAAAAACTTGGATATTTAA